From one Streptomyces sp. ICC1 genomic stretch:
- a CDS encoding DUF948 domain-containing protein gives MSGGEVAGILVAVFWAILVSFLAVVLVRLAQVLKATTKLVADVTDQAVPLLADASTTVRSARTQLDRVDAIASDVQEVTSNASALSSTVASTFGGPLVKVAAFGYGVRKALGKNGAAPEDVPRKTPRRNVIVGRTVPAARRRKQKG, from the coding sequence GTGTCCGGTGGAGAGGTGGCCGGGATCCTCGTGGCCGTCTTCTGGGCCATCCTGGTCTCCTTCCTCGCCGTGGTGCTGGTGAGGCTGGCCCAGGTGCTCAAGGCGACCACCAAGCTGGTGGCCGACGTGACCGACCAGGCCGTCCCGCTGCTCGCGGACGCCTCCACGACCGTCCGCTCGGCCCGCACCCAGCTGGACCGGGTCGATGCCATCGCGAGCGACGTCCAGGAAGTCACCTCCAACGCCTCCGCGCTGTCCTCCACCGTGGCGTCCACCTTCGGCGGCCCGCTCGTCAAGGTCGCGGCCTTCGGCTACGGCGTCCGCAAGGCGCTCGGCAAGAACGGCGCCGCCCCCGAGGACGTGCCGCGCAAGACGCCGCGACGTAACGTGATCGTTGGCCGTACGGTGCCGGCGGCCCGGCGCCGGAAGCAGAAGGGCTGA
- a CDS encoding DUF6167 family protein encodes MFRRAFWFTAGAAAGVWATTKVNRQLKKLTPESLAAQAADKALEAGHRLKDFALDVKAGMSQREDELNDALGLHQDPDLPGNVSALPGPRRLRAIAHDPYDKQDQTTTHRSSRSRGKYNRNEDH; translated from the coding sequence ATGTTCCGCCGAGCCTTCTGGTTCACCGCAGGCGCAGCCGCCGGCGTGTGGGCCACCACCAAGGTCAACCGCCAGCTCAAGAAGCTGACACCGGAGAGCCTCGCCGCCCAGGCCGCCGACAAGGCGCTGGAAGCGGGCCACCGCCTCAAGGACTTCGCCCTCGACGTCAAGGCGGGAATGTCGCAGCGCGAGGACGAGCTGAACGACGCACTGGGGCTCCACCAGGACCCCGACCTGCCCGGCAACGTCAGCGCCCTTCCCGGGCCGCGGCGGCTGCGGGCCATCGCGCACGACCCGTACGACAAGCAGGACCAGACCACCACTCACCGCTCGAGCCGCTCGAGGGGCAAGTACAACCGGAATGAGGACCACTGA